A section of the Pseudophryne corroboree isolate aPseCor3 chromosome 11, aPseCor3.hap2, whole genome shotgun sequence genome encodes:
- the LOC134969041 gene encoding putative nuclease HARBI1 produces MMEPFSDQIVLFMLAASLMEEESADEHQDPGQQMSALGEPVLRVSFPRPRQYRTRRELEDLSEFEVIQNYRLSTRDIYSLYALLEADLEPRARSNRAISGFQKLLGTLHFLASGTFQPTLSQTCGFSQSTLSRCITQVIRAFRKLTIQYITFPETDSECREIKLGFYNKYKFPNVLGAIDCTHVQIRPPRNSEECFRNRKQFHSLNVQAVCDVNMRFLNIFVGFPGSSHDSFILSQSSLFDKFETGNMPGGWLLGDAGYPNKPWLLTPLSNPVGRAEKRYQETHIASRGIIERAFGVLKSRFRCLDTSGGALLYSPSKVCGMVNACCILHNICVANRLPVTLRRSAFLRGNRSSALPVGMDEGEDSRRTVIQNFFAVT; encoded by the exons atgatggagcctttttctgaccagattgtgttgttcatgctggctgcaagcttgatggaggaagaaagtgcagatgaacatcaggatccaggtcagcaaatgtctgcattgggtgagccagtattgcgggtttcatttccacgtccacgccagtatcgcactaggcgtgaactggaggatctcagcgagttcgaggtgatacaaaattatcgcttatcgactcgcgacatatattcgctgtacgctctgttggaggccgacttggaacctcgggcacggtcaaatcgtgcaatcagcggttttcagaaactgctggggacgttacattttttggcgtcaggcacattccagcctacactgtctcaaacatgcggtttttctcaGTCGactctgtcgcgctgtataacccaagtcattagggctttccgcaaattgacgatccagtacatcacatttccagagacggacagcgaatgtcgtgagatcaaattaggcttttacaacaaatacaaatttcccaatgtgctgggcgcgattgactgtacccacgtgcagatcagaccgccacgtaattcagaggaatgttttcggaaccgaaaacagttccattccctgaacgtgcaggcggtctgtgatgtaaatatgagatttttgaatatttttgtgggatttcctggatcatctcacgactccttcatcctaagccagtcatcgctgtttgacaagttcgaaacaggaaacatgcctggtggctggctgttag gcgatgcgggttatccaaacaaaccgtggctgttgaccccattgtctaatcctgttggtagagcagaaaaacgttaccaagagacacacattgcatcgaggggaataattgagcgtgccttcggtgtacttaaaagccggtttcgatgtttagacacttccggcggtgctcttttgtactcaccgtcgaaggtttgcggcatggtaaatgcatgttgtattttacacaacatatgtgtcgcaaaccgtttgccggtgactcttcgtcgtagTGCTTTCCTacgcgggaaccggtcttctgctctaccggtgggtatggacgaaggagaggattcccggcggacagtgatacaaaatttttttgcagttacct ag